One Punica granatum isolate Tunisia-2019 chromosome 3, ASM765513v2, whole genome shotgun sequence genomic window carries:
- the LOC116200209 gene encoding BES1/BZR1 homolog protein 2, giving the protein MAGGGGGGGGGSGRLPTWKERENNKRRERRRRAIAAKIYSGLRAQGNYKLPKHCDNNEVLKALCDEAGWVVEEDGTTYRKGCKPLPSELVGASTNISTCSSIQPSPQSSSFPSPVPSYHASPTSSSFPSPSRFDGNNPSTYLLPFLRNIASIPANLPPLRISNSAPVTPPLSSPTSRSGSKRKPDWESISNGCGYLNSFTRHPTFAASAPSSPTRRRNLTPPTIPECDESDASTVDSGRWVTSFQGAGAAPPSPTFNLIKKPACQPGPLHDPHEGNGGGFSWASEFEFGNRRVTPWEGERIHEIAVDDLELTLGSRKARA; this is encoded by the exons ATGGCgggaggtggaggtggaggtggaggaggGTCAGGGAGGCTGCCGACGTGGAAGGAGAGGGAGAACAACaagaggagggagaggaggaggagggccATAGCCGCCAAGATCTACTCCGGCCTCCGAGCTCAGGGGAACTACAAGCTCCCCAAGCACTGCGACAACAATGAGGTCCTCAAGGCCCTCTGCGACGAGGCCGGCTGGGTCGTCGAGGAAGACGGCACCACTTATCGCAAG GGATGCAAACCGCTGCCATCCGAACTAGTGGGTGCTTCCACAAACATCAGTACATGCTCGTCCATTCAACCCAGCCCGCAGTCGTCATCCTTCCCGAGCCCTGTCCCGTCCTACCATGCAAGCCCGACGTCCTCATCCTTCCCCAGCCCATCCCGTTTCGATGGGAACAACCCGTCTACTTACCTCCTGCCTTTCCTCCGCAACATCGCGTCCATTCCCGCTAACCTCCCTCCACTGAGGATCTCCAACAGTGCCCCGGTAACTCCTCCCCTGTCCTCCCCAACCTCGAGGAGCGGCTCGAAGAGAAAGCCCGACTGGGAGTCCATCTCAAATGGGTGCGGGTACCTGAACTCATTCACCCGCCACCCGACCTTTGCAGCCTCGGCCCCATCTAGCCCGACCCGGCGCCGGAATCTGACCCCTCCTACAATCCCAGAATGTGATGAGTCCGATGCCTCTACCGTGGACTCAGGCCGCTGGGTTACGAGCTTCCAGGGTGCTGGAGCAGCCCCACCTTCTCCGACTTTCAACCTCATCAAGAAGCCTGCATGCCAACCAGGGCCACTCCACGACCCGCATGAGGGAAACGGAGGAGGATTCAGCTGGGCATCAGAGTTCGAGTTTGGGAATAGGAGAGTGACCCCCTGGGAGGGTGAGAGGATCCACGAGATAGCAGTCGATGATCTCGAGCTCACTCTCGGGAGCAGAAAGGCCCGAGCTTAG
- the LOC116200862 gene encoding uncharacterized protein LOC116200862 isoform X1 codes for MADRSSGLSSRSARGSNFRRFKSFLEDMKTRKIFGFSLSLILINMAAIMEKADENLLPAVYKEVSEAFNAGPSDLGYLTFIRNFVQGMASPLAGILVINYDRPTVLAIGTLCWALSTAAVGASQEFLQVAFWRAVNGFGLAIVIPALQSFIADSYSDGVRGAGFGFLSLVGSFGGIGGGVLATVMAGQYFWGIPGWRCAFIMMAMLSALIGFLVFVFVIDPRKTSSFRSHDSADREDLLGKGSRVKSVWVESWAAMKAVMKVKTFQIIVLQGIVGSLPWTAMVFFTMWFELIGFDNNASAALLSVFAVGCAVGSLLGGLIADRVSQVYPHSGRIMCAQFSAFMGIPFSWFLLRVIPQTVASWPTYAATLLIMGLTISWNASAANGPMFAEVVPAKHRTMIYAFDRAFEGSFSSFAAPLVGILSERIYGYDAKSVDPMKGSTREAFALSKGLLSMMAVPFGLCCLCYTPLYKIFRQDRENARLSSIKEEEMT; via the exons ATGGCCGATAGGAGCTCAGGTTTAAGCTCTCGCTCTGCTCGTGGATCCAACTTCCGGCGGTTCAAATCGTTCCTCGAAGATATGAA GACCCGAAAGATATTTggcttctccctctctcttatCCTCATCAACATGGCCGCTATCATGGAGAAGGCCGATGAGAACCTCCTCCCTGCAGTGTACAAAGAAGTGAGCGAGGCCTTCAATGCAGGCCCGTCCGATTTGGGCTACCTGACCTTCATAAGGAACTTCGTTCAGGGAATGGCATCACCCCTGGCTGGAATCCTAGTCATAAACTACGATCGGCCCACTGTGCTAGCAATTGGCACTCTCTGCTGGGCATTGTCCACTGCTGCAGTCGGGGCAAGCCAGGAGTTCCTTCAGGTCGCGTTTTGGAGGGCTGTGAACGGGTTTGGGCTTGCGATTGTGATCCCAGCCCTCCAGTCTTTCATTGCAGATAGCTATAGTGATGGCGTGAGGGGTGCTGGCTTTGGGTTCCTGAGCCTTGTGGGATCATTTGGTGGCATAGGAGGGGGAGTCCTGGCGACAGTTATGGCTGGTCAGTATTTCTGGGGGATTCCCGGGTGGAGATGCGCATTCATCATGATGGCAATGCTCAGCGCGTTGATCGGGTTTCTCGTATTTGTATTTGTTATTGACCCGAGAAAGACTAGCAGTTTCCGGAGTCATGATTCTGCAGATAG GGAGGATCTGTTAGGGAAGGGGTCCCGTGTGAAATCGGTTTGGGTCGAGTCTTGGGCTGCCATGAAAGCTGTAATGAAGGTCAAAACATTTCAGATCATCGTCCTACAGGGGATCGTTGGTTCGCTACCATGGACAGCAATGGTTTTCTTCACCATGTGGTTTGAATTAATTG GTTTTGATAACAATGCATCAGCAGCCCTCCTGAGTGTCTTTGCAGTGGGATGTGCTGTAGGATCCTTGCTTGGAGGACTCATAGCTGATCGGGTTTCCCAGGTCTACCCGCACTCAGGCCGAATTATGTGCGCGCAGTTCAGCGCCTTCATGGGGATCCCATTCTCATGGTTCCTGCTCCGGGTGATCCCACAGACAGTTGCCAGCTGGCCCACCTATGCCGCTACGCTTCTCATCATGGGCCTCACCATTAGCTGGAATGCCTCCGCTGCAAATGGGCCTATGTTTGCCGAGGTTGTCCCAGCTAAGCACCGGACCATGATCTATGCCTTTGATCGTGCCTTTGAGGGGTCATTCTCCTCCTTCGCCGCTCCTTTGGTTGGGATCCTCTCAGAAAGGATTTATGGTTATGACGCCAAGTCTGTGGACCCCATGAAGGGCTCTACCAGAGAGGCTTTCGCCCTGTCGAAGGGGCTCCTCTCGATGATGGCAGTCCCATTCGGTCTGTGTTGCCTGTGTTACACGCCCCTGTACAAGATCTTCAGGCAAGACCGAGAAAATGCGAGGCTCTCAAGCATTAAAGAGGAGGAAATGACATGA
- the LOC116200862 gene encoding uncharacterized protein LOC116200862 isoform X2 produces MGLWTRKIFGFSLSLILINMAAIMEKADENLLPAVYKEVSEAFNAGPSDLGYLTFIRNFVQGMASPLAGILVINYDRPTVLAIGTLCWALSTAAVGASQEFLQVAFWRAVNGFGLAIVIPALQSFIADSYSDGVRGAGFGFLSLVGSFGGIGGGVLATVMAGQYFWGIPGWRCAFIMMAMLSALIGFLVFVFVIDPRKTSSFRSHDSADREDLLGKGSRVKSVWVESWAAMKAVMKVKTFQIIVLQGIVGSLPWTAMVFFTMWFELIGFDNNASAALLSVFAVGCAVGSLLGGLIADRVSQVYPHSGRIMCAQFSAFMGIPFSWFLLRVIPQTVASWPTYAATLLIMGLTISWNASAANGPMFAEVVPAKHRTMIYAFDRAFEGSFSSFAAPLVGILSERIYGYDAKSVDPMKGSTREAFALSKGLLSMMAVPFGLCCLCYTPLYKIFRQDRENARLSSIKEEEMT; encoded by the exons ATGGGCTTATG GACCCGAAAGATATTTggcttctccctctctcttatCCTCATCAACATGGCCGCTATCATGGAGAAGGCCGATGAGAACCTCCTCCCTGCAGTGTACAAAGAAGTGAGCGAGGCCTTCAATGCAGGCCCGTCCGATTTGGGCTACCTGACCTTCATAAGGAACTTCGTTCAGGGAATGGCATCACCCCTGGCTGGAATCCTAGTCATAAACTACGATCGGCCCACTGTGCTAGCAATTGGCACTCTCTGCTGGGCATTGTCCACTGCTGCAGTCGGGGCAAGCCAGGAGTTCCTTCAGGTCGCGTTTTGGAGGGCTGTGAACGGGTTTGGGCTTGCGATTGTGATCCCAGCCCTCCAGTCTTTCATTGCAGATAGCTATAGTGATGGCGTGAGGGGTGCTGGCTTTGGGTTCCTGAGCCTTGTGGGATCATTTGGTGGCATAGGAGGGGGAGTCCTGGCGACAGTTATGGCTGGTCAGTATTTCTGGGGGATTCCCGGGTGGAGATGCGCATTCATCATGATGGCAATGCTCAGCGCGTTGATCGGGTTTCTCGTATTTGTATTTGTTATTGACCCGAGAAAGACTAGCAGTTTCCGGAGTCATGATTCTGCAGATAG GGAGGATCTGTTAGGGAAGGGGTCCCGTGTGAAATCGGTTTGGGTCGAGTCTTGGGCTGCCATGAAAGCTGTAATGAAGGTCAAAACATTTCAGATCATCGTCCTACAGGGGATCGTTGGTTCGCTACCATGGACAGCAATGGTTTTCTTCACCATGTGGTTTGAATTAATTG GTTTTGATAACAATGCATCAGCAGCCCTCCTGAGTGTCTTTGCAGTGGGATGTGCTGTAGGATCCTTGCTTGGAGGACTCATAGCTGATCGGGTTTCCCAGGTCTACCCGCACTCAGGCCGAATTATGTGCGCGCAGTTCAGCGCCTTCATGGGGATCCCATTCTCATGGTTCCTGCTCCGGGTGATCCCACAGACAGTTGCCAGCTGGCCCACCTATGCCGCTACGCTTCTCATCATGGGCCTCACCATTAGCTGGAATGCCTCCGCTGCAAATGGGCCTATGTTTGCCGAGGTTGTCCCAGCTAAGCACCGGACCATGATCTATGCCTTTGATCGTGCCTTTGAGGGGTCATTCTCCTCCTTCGCCGCTCCTTTGGTTGGGATCCTCTCAGAAAGGATTTATGGTTATGACGCCAAGTCTGTGGACCCCATGAAGGGCTCTACCAGAGAGGCTTTCGCCCTGTCGAAGGGGCTCCTCTCGATGATGGCAGTCCCATTCGGTCTGTGTTGCCTGTGTTACACGCCCCTGTACAAGATCTTCAGGCAAGACCGAGAAAATGCGAGGCTCTCAAGCATTAAAGAGGAGGAAATGACATGA